Part of the Nakamurella alba genome is shown below.
TTGACCGTGCGCACGGTCGCCGGATCGATCCCGGTCGGGTAGGCCGCGATCGAGCCGGTGTTGGACGGCCCGGTCACCGACAGCGTCAGCAGCATCCCCTCCCGCCGGTCGTTCGTGCCCACGGCGGCCCAGGCCTCCACCACGACCACCTGGCCGGACCCGAGCAGCGCCCCGGGCCGGGTGTCGAGGATCCGCCTCGGGCCCACCGGGACGTAGGCGCCGGGTGTGTCGCCGGTCCCGGGCAGGAAGTAGCCGAACCGGTCCACGATCACCTGGACCGGGCGCGACGAGGTGTTCCAGATCCGGATCCGGCCGGCGGGGCAGGAGGGTGTGACGGCCATGTTCGCGACGGTCCGCCCGGCGACGAACTGAACGGTGGCCACCCCCGGCCGTGGCCGGCCGTCGCAGTCGACCACCAGGTTGCCGGCGGCCGCCGGCGCCACGGCCGAGAGGTTCAGCAGCATGGGCGATGTCACCGGTGCCCCGAACCCGCCCCCGCTCGCCGGCACCAGGGCCACCGAGCCTCCGGCGGGGATCGGCGAGCGGCCGGCCGCACGGGTGTCGAGCACCCGGTACTGGACGCTGTTGGCGAACGTGCCCGGCTTGGTCGGTGGCCCGCTGAACCAGTACCCCGTGACATCTGCGAGCAGGTGCAGTCGGCCCTGGGAGTTGTTGCGCAGCACGACCTTCCCGCCAGAACCGAGCGGGAGGATCATCTGGTTGCCCACCGTGCTGCCCGGGGTGAAGTGCAGCAGCGGAGTGTTGCTCACGGCCGCCCCGGCGGCCCAGCCGTTGACCGAACCGGTGGCCGAGGGGCCTATTGCGGTGATGGTCAGGGCCACGGACTTGATCCCGGAGCCGACGACCGGCCCCCGCCCGGTGACCTGGACGGTGACCGTTCCGCCGGCGGGAATCGAGGCACCGGAACGGGTGTCGAGCAGGCGTGCGGGCCGGACGGCGCGGAAGGAGGCCGGGATCGGAGGCTCGGCCGCGACGATGGTGGTGGCGCCGCCGGCGGCCAGCAGCACCACGTCGCGGCCCGCGAGAAGGTGCTCCGCATCGGTCGCGACCGGTGTCCGCCGGAGGTTCCCCGTCGCCGGGTCGCCGGTGCCCAGTTGGTCGTTGGTGTTGCCGCCCCAGCAGTACGGCTTGCGGACGAACAGCACGCAGGTGTGGACCTCGCCGGCATCGATGACCGGGAACTCCGTCGCGGGTCCGGGCCAGTTCTCCTCGAAGGCGTCGTTGTACACCAGAACCGGGACCGTCGAGTCGGCATCGGTGCTGCCGGAGCCGAGCTGCCCGACGTTGTTGCCGCCCCAGCACACCACCCGGTACGACCCGACCGCGCAGGTGTGGGTCTGCCCGCCGGTGACCGCCGTCGCCACCCGGCCGGTCATCGCCCCACCGTCGACCTTCGTGGGCACGTTCTGGAACGACGAGCGGGTGCCGTCGCCGCGTTGGCCGTAGGAACCGTCGCCCCAGCAGTAGACCGCACCTCCGGCGACCGCGCACATGTGCTCGTCACCACCGCCGATCAGCGTCACCGCGCCCGGGAACCCGGCCACCGACACGGGTGTCGCCGACACCGCGATGTTCGACGGCCGGCCGGTCTGGCCGCCGGAGTTGCTGCCCCAGCAGAGCGCCCCTCCGCCGACGATCGCGCAGCTGCGGTACTTCCCGGCGTCGACGGCGGTGGCCCCGGAGGTGATCCCGGTGGACACGGGGACAAGGCTGGTGGCCGAACCGCTGCCGGACAGGCCGTTGCCGAGTTCGCCGTAGAAGTTGTAGCCCCAGCAGTAGACGCCGCCGGATGCGACTGCACAGGTGTGGTACCCACCGGCCGCGATCGCGGTGACCTGCCGCCCGATGAGCGGGCCGCCGACCCGGACGGGCGCGGTCCGCCGGGTGGTGGTCCCGTCACCGACCTGACCGTAGGTGTTGTCGCCCCAGCAGTACGCGGCGCCGCCGCTCACCGCGCAGGTGTGGCTCCCGCCGGCGGACACTGCGGACACCGGGGTACCGCCCGGGACACCGGCGACCGGCACCGGTGCCGCCCGGGTGACCAGCCCGCCGTCGCCGATCTGTCCGCTGCCGCCCAACCCCCAGGCCACGGCGGTGCCCAGCGGGGGCGGGGCGGCCGCTGCGGCCGGCCCGGGCGGAACAGCGGCGGCGGCGGGCACCGCGATCACCCCGGAGACCAGCAACGCGACGGTGGCGAACAGGGCAGGAAGGGCACGGACGGTGCGCACGGGGACCCCCGGGGCGTCGGGGAACGGCGACCCGACCGCCGCTCCTGCGTCCGACAGGAAGCCCGGGAGCCGGGCCTGATAGGTGGTGGTGCCGGTTCCAGCCGATCGGCCCAGCGGTACCACCCGATCACCGCAACGCGGTCAGCGCGGGAGGGTTCAGCGCAGGGAGTCGGCGGTGATCCGTCCGGTGCTGGCCTGCAGGGTCAGGTTCGCCCCGTCCACCCCGACCGTGCCGGAGGTGATGTCGATCGGCAGTGCATCCAGCGGCACGGTGAGCGAAAGATCGTCGGCCAGCGACGCCGGCAGCGGCACGTCGACCCCGGCGGCCGACACCCCGGAGGCGGACAGGGCGAGCGCGCCGTCGGTGATCGAGACACCCAGGTCGGCGGTCACCGGGACCTCGTTACCGGCGACCGACACCGAGCCGGACAGCCGCAGGTCGCCGTTCGCGGTGGACCCGAGCTGCAGGTCCGGCACCTGCAGCGCGTCGCCCAGCGCCGACACCGGCACCGTTGCGGTCAGCGTCGCGCGCTCGGCGGCGAGCCCGTCGGTGCTGCCGGCGAAGGCGTCGGACAGCGGGTAGGTGACGTCGTACAGCTCCACCGTCGCCGCGACCGGCGCCAACGGGCCGAGCACCAGGTCGGTGGTGCTCAGGGTGATCTGCCCGTAGTCGCCCGGGAGCGCCTGCGCGAGGAAGGAGAAGCCGTGGATGTCGACGTCCGGCGCCACCTGGTTCCCGCTGCGGGTGGCGATGGCCTCGCCGGCCTTCGACTCGGCGATCGCCCGGCCGCCGATGTCGGCACCGACCACGAGCAGCAGCAGGACGACGAGGGTGATCAGCAGGGCGCGCACGTCGCCGATTCTGACCGGTGGGACCGCCTGCCGGGGCGGACCTGCGACGGCTGTGACCGGTCCGTCACCCGGCCTTGACCGGAACCAGACGGATCCAGCCGAGCAGCCGGTCGATCAGGTCCGGGCTCGCGCCCGACTCCGCATGTCCCATGCCCGGCTCCAGCCACAGCTCGCCGTGCCCGGCGGCCCGGTGCAGGGCCACACCGTGCGCCGGACCGAAGTAGTGGTCGGCGGTGCCGTGGACCAGCAGCAGTGGCAGGGGTGCGATGCCGGCGACCAGCTCGAGCGGGGTGTCGGGGACGTCCGGCCACGGGTCGGACAGCCGGACCCCCATCACCCGGCCGACGCCCGGACCCAGCGGGTGCTCCAGCAGCCAGTGCACCCGGCGCATGGCGACCGACTCCCGGATGAACCACCGGGACGGGGCCGACACCGACACCACCGCATCCGGCAGATGCGATCCCCGCGCCCCGTGCACCAGCGCCACCGAGCCGCCCATCGAGAAGCCGAGGGTGACGACCCGGCGGTAGCCGGCCTGCCGGGCCGCGGCGACCGCTGCGTCCAGGTCCAGGTACTCGTCCCGGCCGACCGAGGACCGGCCGCCCGACCGGCCGTGACCGCGGAAGTCCACGGCCAGCACGCCGACCCCGCCGCGGTGCAGCCGGCGCAGGATCCGCCGGGTGCCCGGCTTGCCCGTGGAGTGCGTGAAACCGTGCCCGACGACCACCGCCAGCGCCCGGTCCGCGGCCGGCAGGTGCACCCCGGCCAGGGCGACTCCGTCCGTGGTGACCAGCCGCAACGGCTCGGCCGACGGGGGGAGTGCGGCCCGTCCGGACCGGCCGCGGGATGACGCGCTCATGTCATGAGTGTGACCCCTGGACGACCATGACCTGCACAGGTGGTCGGGGGTGTGACGCCGGGTGATCGACCGGCGATGCCGGATTGTCCAGGTCGGGCGGTTAGTATCCCCCCGTACCGGGACCGCTCCGGACGGGTGGAAACCCCGCCGAGGCGATCCCCGACAACCGGTGGGAGGTGTCGCATGGACCTGTTGCTGCTCACCGCCGACCCGCAACCCGCCGGCGTTCTGCCCGCGGTCGATCTGCTGCCGATCAAGGTGCGCGCCGCCGCACCCGAGGCGGCCTCCCTGGTCACCTCCGGCCCGTACGACCTGGTGCTGCTCGACGCCCGGCACGATCTCGCCGCCGCCCGCACGCTCTGCCGGTTGCTCGGCTCGGACGGGCTCGCGGTCTCCATCCTGGCCATCGTCACCGAGGGCGGCATGGTCGCCATCGGCCCCGAGTGGGGGGTCGCCGACGTGGTGCTGGCCAGCGCCGGCCCGGCCGAGGTGCACGCCCGGCTGCGGCTGCTCGCCGCCCGCACCTCCTCCTCGGCCAACTCCGGGATGATCAGCCTCGGTGAGCTGACCATCGAGGAGGACACCTACACCGCCCGGCTGCGCGGCCGGCCACTCGAGCTCACCTACAAGGAGTTCGAGCTGCTCAAGTTCCTCGCGCAGCACCCGGGCCGGGTGTTCACCCGGGAGCAGCTGGTCACCGAGGTCTGGGGCTACGACTTCTTCGGCGGCACCCGCACCGTCGACGTGCACGTGCGGCGGCTGCGCGCCAAGCTCGGCCCCGAGCACGAGGCGCTCATCGGCACCGTCCGCAACGTCGGCTACAAGATGGTCCCGCCGTCCCGGGCCGGCTCGGCCGCGGGCGGCGCCGGGGCGTGAACGCGCCTGACGACTGGTCCGACGGGCTGTCGGACCACGCCGCGACCCAGGTCCGTGCGCTGGTGGCCGACGCGGCTGCGGTCGACGGGGTCGCGGCCCTCGGCGGGCATGTGCTGGAGGCGCTGCCGCACGGCCGCTTCCTGACGATCACCGCCGGCGGCGGACTCTCCGCGGTCGCGGTGGTGCAGCCCGGCGACCCCGCGGAACTGGTGGTCGCACCGGAGCGCCGGGGCCAGGGCCTCGGACGGCGGCTGGCCGCGGCGGCGATCGCGGAGGCCGGTGGGGTGTGGGCGCACGGTGACCTGCCCGCGGCGCAGGCGGTGGCCACCGCACTCGGTCTGGTCCGCACCCGCGAACTGCTGCAGATGCGGCGGCCGCTCGCCGGGTCGACAGCGCTGCCGCTGACCCTGCCCGAGGGCATCACCCTGCGGACCTTCGAGCCGGGCCGGGACGAGGACGCCTTCCTCGCCGTCAACGGTCGCGCCTTCGCCTGGCACCCGGAGCAGGGCCGGCTGGACCGCGCCGGGCTGGCCGGCGAGATGGCCCAGGACTGGTTCGACCCGGCCGGCTTCTTCCTCGCCGAGAAGGCCGGGACCGTCGTCGGTTTCCACTGGACCAAGGTGCATCCGGCGGAGGCCGGCACGCCGGCGGCCGGCGAGGTGTACGTCATCGGCGTGGACCCGGAGTCCGGTGTGCGCGGCCTGGGGCGCCCGTTGACCCTGGCCGGCCTGCGGCACCTCGAGGGCCATGGCCTGCAGGACGTGTTGCTCTACGTCGAGGGCGACAACGTCCCGGCCCGGAAGCTCTACGACGCACTGGATTTCACCGTCTCCCGCAGCGACGTGGTGTACCGGCCGATCACCCAGGACTGACGAAGGCGCGGAACCGGGTGGTCCGGCGCAGCCGGAACCCGATCGAGGTGTACAGCCGGATCGCAGTGGTGTTGGCCGCCGAGGTGTGCAGGAAGGCACGCTCGCCGCGCCCGGCGATGCCGAAGGCCACGGCACGGACCAGTCGGGTGGCCAGGCCCTGCCCACGCACCTCGGGAGCCGTGCACACGGCGCTGATCTCGGTCCAGCCCGGCGGGTGCAGTCGTTCCCCGGCCATCGCCACCAGCACCCCGTCGCGACGAATGCCGAGATAGGTCCCCAGCTCGACGGTGCGGACCCGGAACGGGCCCGGCTGCGTGCGGGCGACCAGGTCCAGCATCTCCGGGACGTCGGCAGCGCCCAACCGCACCGCCTCGGCGTCCGGCTCCGTGACCAGCTCGACGTCGACCAACTGCACACCCGGGACCGCGAACGTCTCCCGCCATCCGGCCGGTGCCGTGAACTCGCCGGACACCGACACCTCCGCACCCGGGCCGACCAGCCGGCGCAGATCGGCCCAGTGCGCCGGGTCCGAGATGTCCTGCACCGCAGCGAATCCGGCGACGTCCGGGTGGTACCGCGCGGCGTGGCCGAGCCGCTGGGCGAAGGCCGCGTGCGGTCCGGTGAGGGCGGCCCAGGCCGGGTTGTCCAGGACCGGGGCGCCCAGGGTCGGATCCGCCAGGACGGTGGGGTCTGCCGCGGACATGGGAGATCCTTCTGTGACGGTCGGCGAGAGGGGCGATGAAGGACGGTCTCTCGTAGGTCCTCGGACCGTACACCTCGCTCTCCGGCGACCTGTCCGGTGAATCGGTTCACCGGACCGTCGGTGGGTCCGGTCCCGAGAAGTGCTGATCTGCAGCGGTTCCGGTGACTTGACCCGGACCCGGATGCGGGTTAGGTTCAGCGCAGGTCATGAGTTCCAGCACCAAGCTCCGGCTCGCTGGACGGCAACCCTCCACCACGGTGGGGTGCTCCGGATGAGGACCTGGCCGGCCCGTTCGGGCCCGGCAAGCGTGGATGCGCCGTGCGGCGTTTCCCCTGGTGGTGAGGACGGCGACGTGAACGGGACCAGCCGCGGACGGATCGGCCTGCTGCCGGCCGTGCCCGCCGTGCTGCGCCGGCACATCGACCTGCACCGCACCTGCAGCGCACTCTGTCGCTGATCCACCCCGCACCTTCGGCGTGAATCCGCGCCGGTGAATGCCTCGTCCGTCGCCGACATCCCCTGTCCCGTCGACCGTTCCGGCCTGCCCGACGGCCGACGACTGCCCGAACCCCTTCCTCGGAGTGTGCCCTGTGAGTGCCCCGACCCATCCATCGCCGCCCGGTGCCGCCGTGACACCGGCCGACCCCGGACTGACATCCCTTGCCCGGCAACGGGTGATCCCGCTGCGGCACCCGATCCGCTGGATCGTCACGGCCGCAGTTGTCGTGGTGTTCGCGCAGGTCGTGCACGGCCTGGTCACCAACCCGTTCTACTCCTGGGACCGGTTCGGCTACTGGTTCCTGCGTCCGGTGATCCTCGATGGACTGCTGCGCACCCTCGAGATCACCTTCTATTCCGCCGTTCTGAGTCTGCTGCTCGGCATCCTGCTGGCCCTCGCGCGGCTGTCGGAGATCCCGTTGCTGCGCGCGCTGAGCTGGGCGTACGTCTGGTTCTTCCGGTCGGTGCCGCTGATGGTGGTGCTGCTGTTCGTCTACAACTTCAGCGCGCTGTACACCCACCTCGGTATCGGCGTGCCCTTCGGCCCGGTGTTCGCCTCGATCGGGATCAACGATCTGCTGCCGGTCACGGTCATGGCGGTGATCGCGCTCAGCCTGAACGAGTCCGCCTTCGCCGCCGAGGTGGTGCGGTCGGGCATCCTCTCCGTCGACCAGGGCCAGAGCGAAGCCGCTGCGGCACTGGGCATCCCGAGGTCACGGCAGTTCCGCCGGATCGTGCTGCCGCAGGCGCTGCGCTCCATCGTGCCGTCGTACGTGAACCTGCTGATCGGGTTGATCAAGGGGACGTCGCTGATCTTCTACGTCTCCGTGCTCGACCTCTTCGGGCAGGTGCAGTCGATGAGCAGCACCTACCCGACCGACATCATCCCGCTGCTGCTGGTGGCCAGCGTCTGGTACCTGATTCTCACCAGCGCGGTCTCGGTCGTGCAGTTCCACGTGGAGCGCCACTACAGCAAGGGTGCGCTCCGCACCCTGCCGCCGACCCCGCTGCAGAAGCTGCGATCGGCGCTGCGCCGCACTCTCGGAGGCCAGGCATGAGCGCCACCCCGGAGGCGCCGGCCGTCGAGATCATCGGCGCACACAAGGCATTCGGCACGCACCAGGTACTGCGCGGCATCGACCTGCAGATCCGCCGCGGGACCGTCACCGTGGTGATCGGACCGTCCGGCTCCGGCAAGTCCACGCTGCTGCGCACCGTCAACCACCTGGAGCGGCCGGACAGCGGTGTGGTGCTGGTCGACGGCGAGCCCATCGGTGTGCGCCGGCACGGCGACCGGCTGAAGGAACTGCCGGAGCGGGCGATCCTGCGGCAACGGGCCCGGATCGGGTTCGTGTTCCAGCACTTCAACCTCTTCCCGCACCTGACGGTACTGGAGAACGTCGTCGAGGCGCCGATCGCGCTGCGGCGCACCACCCCCACGCAGGCACGTGCACTCGCCCGCACCCTGCTGGAACGGGTCGGTCTGGCGGAGAAGGCCGATGCCTACCCGCGTCAACTGTCCGGCGGCCAGCAGCAACGGGTGGCAATCGCCCGGGCGCTGGCGCTGGAGCCGTCGGTCCTCCTGTTCGACGAGCCCACCTCAGCGCTCGATCCCGAACTGGTGGGCGAGGTGCTCGCCGTCATCAAGGATCTCGCCGCCACCGGTACCACCCTGGTCGTCGTCACCCACGAGATCGGCTTCGCCCGTGAGGTCGCCGACCGGGTGATCTTCATGGACGAGGGGGCGGTGGTCGAGGACGGCACCCCCGCGGCCGTCCTGGACCACCCCTCCCACCCCCGGACCAGGGACTTCCTGTCCCGCGTCCTGTAGTCCCGCACGTCACATCCATTCCGCAGCACCCACCCAGAGGCCCGGCACGACGCCGGCCCGGACACGAGGAGCACCAGCATGTCCCGCGCAGTACCACGCACCATCCGGAGATCCCTCGCCCTCGGACTCGGTACCCTGCTGCTCGCCGGGACCGCGGCGTGCGGCTCGACCGCGGCGGCCGACCCGGCGGCAGGTTCCGCCACCGCGACCGCCGCGCCCGGCAGCACGGCGGTGGTGGTCGGCGCAGTGTCCAACGGCGCGGCCACCGAGACCAGCATCGACGTCCCGACCGTCGCCGGGATCCGTGACCAGCTGCCGGCCGCGGTCAAGGAGCGCGGCACCCTGGTGATCGGGCTCGGTGCGCTGCCGGCCGGCTTCCCACCGCTGGCCTACGTCGGCGACGATCAGCAGACCCTGACCGGCGCCGAACCCGACCTGGGCCGACTGGTGGCCGCAGTGCTCGGGCTGACCCCGGACATCAGGAACTCGACGTGGGAGAACCTGTTCGTCGGGATCGACAGCGGGCGCACCGATATCGGCTTCTCCAACATCACCGACACCGAGGAACGCAAGGAGAAGTACGACTTCGCCTCCTACCGGAAGGACAACCTGGCGTTCCTCACCCTGGCGTCCAACGCCTGGGAGTTCGGCGACGACCCGGCCAACCTGGCCGGGCAGCGGGTCGCTGTGGGTCAGGGCACCAACCAGGAGCGGATCCTGCTGGCCTGGCAGAAGAAGCTCCAGGGAGAAGGGAAGAATTTCGATGTCGTCTACTTCCCGGACCTGAACTCGACGCTGCTGGCGCTGAAGGCCGGCAACCTGGACCTGTACTTCGGGCCCAACCCGGCCTCGGCCTACCAGGTGCGGCTCGCGGAGTCGACGGCCACGCAGTACAAGCTCGCCGGGCAGTACTCCGGCGCCGGCGAGACCCTGCAGGGCCTGATCGCCGCGACCAGCAAGAAGGGATCCGGGCTGAACGAGCCGGTGGCCGCCGCGATCAACTACCTGATCGAGAACGGCCAGTACGAGAAGTGGCTGGCCGCCTACAACCTCGCCGGCGAAGCGGTGCCGTCCTCGGAGATCAACCCGCCGGGGTTGCCGAAGAGCGACACCTGATGCGGACCTGCCGGGCGGGGCGCACAGCCCCGCCCGGCAGGATGACCAGGAGCAGGCACACCAGCAGGACCAGAGGGAGCAGTGATGACGGAGCAGCGTTCGGTGGTGGTGATCGGTGGCGGCCTGGCCGGGGCCTCGTCGGCCTGGCGGCTGGCTGCCCGCGGGCACCGGGTGACCCTGGTCGAGCAGTTCGAACCCGGGCACGACCGGGGCGCCTCGCACGGGACCTCCCGGATCTTCCGGCACGCCTACGAGGACCGGCGCTACGTCGACCTCGCGGCCCGGGCCGGGCGTGGCTGGGCGCGGTTGGAACGGCTCACCGGACGGCACGTGTACGACCGCACCGGGGCCGTGGACCACGGTGACCCGGTCACCGTGCAGCGACTGGCCGGTGTGCTCGGTGCGGCGGGCCTGGAGTTCGAGATCCTGTCGCCGGGGGCGGCGCAGCGCCGGTGGCCGGGGCTGCGGTTCGACACCGTGGCGGTGCACCACCCGTCCGCCGGGCGGCTGCTGGCCGACGAGGCCATCGCCGGGCTGTGGCAGGCGGCCGGACAGGCGGGCGCGGTACTGCGCACCGGCACGAAGGTGCAGGCGGTCCGCACCCCGCGCGGCCGGGCGGAGGTGGTACTGGGTGACGAGGTGCTGATCGCGGACCAGGTGGTGATCGCCGCCGGCGCCTGGACCCCGGCACTGGCCGATGGCCTGCTGGACCTGCCGCGGGTGCGGACCACCCAGGAGCAGCCGCTGCACTTCCCGACGGAGCTGCCGCTCGACGTCTGGCCGTCGTTCATCCATCACTCCGGCGCGGGTCTCGACATCCCCGGTGGCATCTACGGTCTCGCCTCCGCCGAGGGCGTCAAGGCCGGCGAGCACGGCACCGGGCCGGAGGTCGACCCCGACCACCGCCCGGACACCCGGCCGGCCGGCGTCGAGCGGGTGCAGGCCTACGCCCGGGAGTGGCTGCCGGGCGTCGATGCCGAGCGGCCGTCCGCGGTCAGCTGCCTGTACACGACGACCCCGGACCACCACTTCCTGATCGACCGGGTCGGCCCGGTCACGGTCGCGGCCGGGTTCTCCGGTCACGGGTTCAAGTTCGGCCCGGCCATCGGCGACCTGGTGGTGGACCTGGTCGAGGACCGGCGTGCGGTCACCGGCCTGTTCGCCCTGGACCGTCGGCGCACCGCGGCGGCGGGATGAGCCGGCCCGACTGGCACGATCGCATCAGCGGCACAACAACCAGCAGCGCCCGGAGGGGCGGAACGGCGGAGGTGGAGTGATGGCGTCCCTGGTCACGGTGGTCGGCAACCCGAAGGCGGGCTCGCGGACCCTGGCGGTGGCCTCCGGCCTGGCCGACGGCATCGCCGCCAGTTTCGGGGAGATCGACCGGCACACCTACGATCTCGCCGAGCTCGGACCGGGACTGCTGGCCCCGTGGACCCTCTCGCCGGAGGCAAAGGACGCGGTTGCGCAGGTCCGTGAGGCGACGGTCCTGGTGCTGGCCACCCCGACCTACAAGGGATCTTTCACCGGCCTGCTCAAACTGCTGCTGGACACCCTGCCGGCGGGGTCGCTGGACCACACGGTGACGGTGCCGGTGGTGCTGTCCGCCGGCCCGGCCCATCGCCACCTGGCGGACCTGCAGCTGGCGGCGGTGCTGAGCGAACTCGGCGCGGTGCGGCCGGTGCCGTCACTGCTGGTGCAGGAGTCCGAGATCGACGCCGTCGACGCCACCGTCGCCGAGTGGGTGGGGCAGCACGCCGCCGTCCTGCAGGCCACGGTCGCCGCACTCGCGCAGCCCTGACCGCCGGCTCAGCCGACCCGGCGCAGTGCTGCCGCCACCCCGGCCGGTCCGCCCGGGTCTCGGCGCTGCCGCCACAACTCCGGCAGCAGATCCCGGCTGCGCCGCACCACCCACGGCACCCCACGGACGGTGAGCCACCACAGCGGGTAGCCCGGCGGCGGGGGAGCGGGCGGTCGGCTGACCGTGCCGGCCACGGCGAACCCGTGCCGGCGAAGGAGTTCCAGGGCCCGCACCGCCAGCAGCCGCTGGCCCAGCGAGGACAGGTGGATCCGGTCGACGTGCAGGGCGGCGCGGCCAC
Proteins encoded:
- a CDS encoding NADPH-dependent FMN reductase; translation: MASLVTVVGNPKAGSRTLAVASGLADGIAASFGEIDRHTYDLAELGPGLLAPWTLSPEAKDAVAQVREATVLVLATPTYKGSFTGLLKLLLDTLPAGSLDHTVTVPVVLSAGPAHRHLADLQLAAVLSELGAVRPVPSLLVQESEIDAVDATVAEWVGQHAAVLQATVAALAQP